In the Pecten maximus chromosome 5, xPecMax1.1, whole genome shotgun sequence genome, ATAACTAAATTCTGTAGCCCcaatatcactgtataactaACCTCTGTATAACTAACTTCTGTAGCCCCAGTATCATTGTATAACTATAACCTCAGTATAACTTAATTCTGTAGCCCcaatatcactgtataactaACCTCTGTATAACTAAATTCTGTAGCCCCAATATCCCTGTATAACTAACCTCTGTATAACTAAATTCTGTAGCCCCAGTATCACTGTATAACTAACCTCTGTATAACTAAATTCTGTAGCCCCAGTATCACTGTATAACTAACCTCTGTATAACTAAATTCTGTAGCCCCAGTATCACTGTATAACTAACCTCTGTAAAACTAAATTCTGTAGCCCCAGTATCACTGTATAACTTAATTCTGTAGCCCCAGTATCACTGTATAACTAACCTCTGTATAACTAAATTCTGTAGCCCAAGTATCACTGTATAACTTAATTCTGTAGCCCCAGTATCACTGTATAACTAACCTCTGTATAACTAAATTCTGTAGCCCCAGTATCACTGTATAACTATAACCTCTGTATAACTAAATTATGTAGCCCCAGTGTCACTGTATAATTAACCACTGTATAACTAACCACTGTATAACTAAATTCTGTAGCCCCAGTATCACTGTATAACTATAACCTCTGTATAACTAAATTCTGTAGCCCCAGTATCACTGTATAACTAACCTCTGTATAACTAAATTATGTAGCCCCAGTATCACTGTATAACTAACCTCTGTAGCCCCAGTATCACTGTATAACTAACCTCTGTATAACTAAATTCTGTAGCCCCAGTATCACTGTATAACTATAACCTCTGTATAACTAAATTCTGTAGCCCCAGTATCACTGTATAACTAACCTCTGTATAACTAAATTCTGTAGCCCCAGTATCACTGTATAACTAACCTCTGTAGCCCCAGTATCACTGTATAACTAACCTCTGTATAACTAAATTATGTAGCCCCAGTATCACGGTATAACTATAACCTCTGTATAATTAAATTCTGTATCCCCAGTATCACTGTATAACTAACCTCTGTATAACTAAATTCTGTAGCCCCAGTATCACTGTATAACTATAACCTCTGTATAACTAAATTCTGTAGCCCCAGTATCACTGTATAACTAACCTCTGTAGCCCCAGTATCACTGTATAACTAACCTCTGTATAACTAAATTATGTAGCCCCAGTATCACGGTATAACTATAACCTCTGTATAACTAAATTCTGTATCCCCAGTATCACTGTATAACTAACCTCTGTTTAACTAAATTCTGTATCCccagtataactgtataactaaccACTGTTTAACTTAATTATGTAGCCCCAGTATCACTGTATAACTATAACCTCTGTATAACTAAATTCTGTAGCCCCAGTATCACTGTATAACTATAACCTCTGTATAACTAAATTATGTAGCCCCAGTATCACTGTATAACTAACCTTCGTATAACTAAATTATGTAGCCCCAGTATCACTGTATAACTATAACCTCCATATAACTAACTTCTGTAGCCCCAGTATCACTGTATAACTAACCACTGTATAACTAAATTCTGTAGCCCCAGTATCACTGTATAACTAACCTCTGTATAACTAAATTCTGTATCCCCAGTATCACTGTATAACTAACCTCTGTAGCCCCAGTATCACTGTATAACTATAACCTCTGTATAACTAAATTCTGTATCCCCAGTATCACTATATAACTAACCACTGTATAACTAAATTCTGTAGCCCCAGTATCACTGTATAACTAACCTCTGTATAAATAAATTCTGTATCCCCAGTATCACTGTATAACTAAATACTAACCTCTGTATTTCTGGAACTGTATTGTCAGGGAAGTGGTGGAACTCCTCCTCTGTGTATAGTCGATAACATGTACCTGCAGCCTCGCGACCTGCCCTTCCTGACCTTTGTAGAGCCTGAGCCTTTGACAACTTAACCACCTTCAGCAGGTCCAGCCCGCTTCGTGGGGTGAAGATTCTGTAACACACAAGTATGTTCCTGGTGATTATCTCCCATCATTTTAATTCCTCACCCCATACCTGACCCTTTAAGAACCTGATCTTAGACAACTTCACCATCTTTAGCAGTTCCAGCCCACTAACAGGGGTGGAGTTTCTCTAACACAAAGTCATATGTCtggtagttatctccccttgtttatCCTGCTGCCTCAATTCCCACCTGAATATGACTTTCTTCTTTCCAATTCTATACATCCTTTTCTACCCTAACATCTCTTTCTCTACACCATCACTACATCCTTCCTCTCCCTCCTGTAATTATGGTCTTCCCCACTTCGTTAAAATATTCCCCTTCCATACCACTACTACCCTGGTAAGCCCTGCCCTAGTCCTCAGGTCTGCCGATAAATACCATGTGTAACTGACAGCTGACATGTAAGGTTGTCTACATCTGAACTGTATACGTATATAGCAATACCATGGTAAAGATACCTGTGTTCAGTAAACTTTCCAACAATGACATTTTCCTGATGAAACTTCAGTCATATTGGTGTGAACATAACTTACAGACTTCAGATAAAGTCAACTCAATAAAAATAACTTATAAAACCAGACATTTACTTAGTATCAGACCCATATACAAATTAGAACAATGATAAATTGGTATATTGGTAAATGATAGGGAAGTGAACTCACTTGGCTTTGACAACTCCTGTGTCGATGACGAAGTTGATACCATGTATCGTTATAGACGTCTCTGCTATGTTGGTGGCCACAATGACCTTCCGTGTACCCTAGAACCAAGTTCAATCatcatatatattaaacattagCTCTACATCATCAAAAATTTCTTATTTCACAAAGCAGAAGAGAAATATTTCAACCTGAAGATGTgtatttcaggttttttttacaaatttatctacagtaaaaccttgctatACAGTCCCAATTTGTTCAATTGAAGCTCTTATACTGCTACTATTTGCcaaaaattgtaaaacatttttctGTGTACGCTAATGTTTGCACATAAACATATACAGATCAGTATAATGATGAATTGGTGTAACCATACTACCAGCTACAGAAATAGTAGATATAGAAACTGTAATTAGTGCCATTACCTATTATAGCTTTATGATTTCACTGCAAAACTATTATACCACTAAAACTTTTACAGTATGCTGCCATCATTTGCCCAGATAAGTAAAATCTTTTTCTATACTGCCAACATTTGTTGAACTTACTAAATGCTTATTTGCAAGTGTTTTGAGTATTATACCCTATCTAGGACACAATTCAGGTCCAAGTCAGGTCCAGGTCAGGTCTAGGTCAGGTCAAGGTCAGGTCCAGGTCAGGTCCAAGTTAGGTCCAGGTCAGGTCTATGTCAGGTCCAGGTCAGGTCTATGTCAGGTCTAGGTCAGGTCCAGGTCAGGTCCAAGTTAGGTCCAGGACAGGTCCAGGTCAGGTCTATGTCAGGTCTAGGTCAGCTCCAGACACACAAGCGTAGTAGAGGACAAACACCTGACATTACAGGACAGCTTGTGTTTATTATATCAGAGCATCACTGAATTTTATGGTCAAGTTTTAAGACACCAATTACTGTAAGGCTGAGTAAGCTTTAAGAGAACTTTTGTTGTAGCTATGACGTACCTTAGGAGCTGGGTTAAAGGCTCGGAGTTGAAGGTGTGATGGGAGAGCAGCATACAGCGGCCATACAACTAGTGGTGGGGCGTCCCCAACCATACCTTTAGCTATCTCCTTTATAGAGCGCACCACAGAGTCAATCTCCTCCTGGCCAGTCAGGAAAATCAGCACATGTTGGCTGTATAATGATCAACCATACAGTCAAGGTAGAGTTAGAATGGTGTCACAGGAAAACTCTCAATACGGTCTCACCAATCATACAGTCAATGTAGAGTTAGAATGGTGTCACAGGGAAACTCTCAATATTATCTCACCAACCATACTAGAGTTAGAATGATGTCACACGAAAACTCTCAATACTGTCTTATCTCCGTCACAGAAATAACACTCACACCCGTTCCTGTGACAATATCCACCAAGAGatcaacaatttttgtttttgtttttttttggtttttttttggttttttttaagaaagcTCTTAATGTAGTAGTGATTTCATTATGAAAAGAAACTAGTTACTGTTCTTCCCAAGGGAAGTCTCTCGATATAGGTTTGACACTAGTttcattgaaaataatggtCTAACTCAATAGCCTTATTTTTAATACTGCTTTGAGAGACTAATTATCCTGACCATTGTAAAATGTCTATGGACTGAAACTTACTCTGCTGGTTCCTCCCTGTGAATCTGAAATAAGGCTACGACGGCCGCAAATACATAATCGGACTGTGGCTCTCTACTGTAGTACACCTGTAACAACAAACAATAGCATCCCTGATTTTATATCTGTACTGCAAGTCGTGGTTCCTTCAGATATAACACAGGGGTTTACAAAACTTACAGACCGGGATACATGATCTAGTGCctatatacatacctgtaataCCTCTAGGTATAACACAGGGGCCTACAacatgtacacacatgtacgtatatacatacctgtactggGAACTGTCGCCCCTCTAGGTATAACACAGGGGTCTACAacacgtacatacatgtacctatatacatacctgtactggGAACTGTCGCCCCTCTAGGTATAACACAGGGGCCTACAACAcgtacacacatgtacatatatacatacctgtactggGAACTGTCGCCCCTCTAGGAATAACACAGGTGTCTACAACAcgtacacacatgtacatatatacatacctgtactggATACTGTCGCCCCTCTAGGTATAACACAGGGGCCTACAacatgtacacacatgtacatatatacatacctgtactggGAACTGTCGCCCCTCTAGGTATAACACAGGGGCCTACAacatgtacacacatgtacgtatatatatacctgtactgggaACTGTCGCCCCTCTAGGTATAACACAGGGGCTTTGTTGAAAAACTGTGAGAAGTGATCAACATCCATGGTGGCAGACATGATTATAATCTGTAAAGAGaacatatcaaatattataCAGTTAAACAGACAATCTTATCAATCTAATAGTCATTTAACTTATTTTATTTGCATTTTCTGttcgtttgtttgttgggtttacTGCTACATGAACAAGTAGAATTTTGAGGCAagatctccttgtagtagctggtggctacctcactgagcaacatacaggaggcctgtcACATACCAACCAGAGCATATAGGGTATAGTATCTTACCCATGAACATAACCATGTCAGCACAGATTAGCACATTTTGAGCCTcatgagaaacacaaaccacatGGAATGGGAGCGTTGAACCATGACCtccagatcttcacctgaggttatatGTAGGACAATGCTCAAACTGAGTTTACATAAGTACACACCAATATTCTTTATGACTTCCAGAATGACACTCTCATTTCCTTTCATTTGttaaaaagaaatgaataatAGTTTGCTTAATtgatttcttgttttaaattacaaaaattaTTTCCTGCCAAGAATCCTTTTGATTGACCCACTTAGAGAGCCCCACCCACCTTCAGCGGGAGGAGATTCCTCAGTTTCCTCCTTTTCTGTGCCTGTTTGACCACTCCGAATAACACGTCAGTGTGAATGGTCCTCTCGTGGGCCTCGTCTAGGATCACGAAAGAGTACCTAAAATGGTCATTTATGTAGTGAGAACAGAGTCCTTTTTATTTCTCCATCAACCttaattatgaattataattGGAAGTATTGCATAAATACTGTACCTTTAAGATCGTCAGAGATAAATCATTCTCTGTAAAGTAATATAGTACTTGCCTTTTCAGCAATGGATCCAAGATGGCTTCTCGTAGTAACATTCCGTCTGTCATGTATTTGATTCTTGTCTTCTCACTGGTCATATCATCAAATCTCACACAATGTCCGACCTGGGgatacaaaatatcatcaaatctCACACAATGTCCGACCTGGGgatacaaaatatcatcaaatctCACACAATGTCCGACCTGGGgatacaaaatatcatcaaatctCACACAATGTCCGACCTAAGGATACATGATATCATAAAATCTCACACAATGTTTGACCTGGGgatacaaaatatcatcaaatctCACACAATGTCCGACCTGGGGATACTAATATCAAATCTCACACAATGTCCATCCTGGGgatacaaaatatcatcaaatctCACACAATGTCCGACCTGGGgatacaaaatatcatcaaatctCATACAATGTCCGACCTTGGgatacaaaatatcatcaaatctCACACAATGTCCGACCTGGGgatacaaaatatcatcaaatctCACACAATGTCCATCCTGGGgatacaaaatatcatcaaatctCACACAATGTCCGACCTGGGgatacaaaatatcatcaaatctCACACAATGTCCGACCTGGggatacaaaatatcaaatctcACACAATGTCCAACCGGGGgatacaaaatatcatcaaatctCACACAATGTCCGACCTGGGgatacaaaatatcatcaaatctCACACAATGTCCATCCTGGGGatacaaaatatcataaaatctCACACAATGTCCGACCTGGGGatacaaaatatcataaaatctCACACAATGTCCGACCTGGGGatacaaaatatcataaaatctCACACAATGTCCGACCTGGggatacaaaatatcaaatctcACACAAGCACTAACCTGGGgatacaaaatatcatcaaatctCACACAATGTCCGACCTGGGtatacaaaatatcatcaaatctCATACAATGTCCAACCTGGGTATACAAAATATGGttaatatatgtaaatagatACTGAAATGATTTCCTTTTGCAAAACCATATGCTCAAGGATAAGCCTATTAGAGGACTAGGAAACAGCAATTGTTGGTAATTCTCCACATAGCTATATAGATATGCTTATGTAGCTTATATATTATTGTCTAGATGGCAAAACAACATTAAATAGATTTGTAATTAATGAGACATGAACAGACACTCAACTGGATATCATTCAGCTGACCAGAACTACAATCAATATAAGAAACAGGGTAGCCATTCAACTATCACAGGACGATGAGACCAGTAAActaatgatacatatataaagtgTCTTAAAGCACACAATATGATGTTTGCCTGCAAAGCTCTTGTATTTTAAAATCGATCATAGATTCCACATCAAGAAAGTTCAATCCTAAAATACCAACCACATGTCCTGGTTCGCTGCCTCTTTCCTGAGCAACCCTCTGGGCCACTGTAATGGCTGCAACTCGCCTGGGCTGTAAAACATTTCATCATGAAACTTAAATGTGGTACATTAGGTGAAAAAGCttatgttataacaatatatatctcTCCCTAACTAGGAATatacaaacaaatcaaattgtctcccttgatagGCACCTAAGCGTActgatattgttttaatgatgTAGATAAAATTGATGTAAGTTAAAACCTAGGAACGCCTGAATTGAAAGCAGACATGtcatataccatatacagaaACAATGGCCTATTGTTCTTAAATACATCTTATAGTCATTTAACTTTTAAATGCAACAAAATACAATAGGATTGCTTTATAACatcatactgtatacatgtacatgtatatcatgaatCCAAACCTTCCCTGTTTTTGACACTTGATGTTATATCCTTATTAAGGACTTAAATTATCAGTTTTTCTTCACAATTTTAAAATTCCAATCAGTCAACTGGAAAGAAATCTAAAATACATTACCACTGTtttcaggtacatgtattttcttaAATTATCAAATGCCTCTTAAAGGCCTTTTAATTCCTATTCATAGAGGCTGAACTTTTTTAACATGAACAACCCTTGGAATTTCTCCCAAGAAAATTCCAAAAAGTTGGCaggtttgattttgttttgaggTACTTTGTTAGTTTATTTGATTTACATAATTCCAAAAAATTTGACAGTTTCGCTTTTGGAAAAGGACACTTGGAATTAATAGATTACAACAAAAGCTATATCTCTTATATACTCAAGATAAACTATATGTCTATCATACTAAAAAATACTGAACAAAAATACATTACCTGAGTTATAGCTACCATCAAGTTCTTGTGTAGTCTGTCTTCAAAAATGTACTGTTAAT is a window encoding:
- the LOC117327498 gene encoding ATP-dependent RNA helicase DHX33-like isoform X2, whose protein sequence is MQELNRLDTAIVIGETGSGKTTQLPQYIFEDRLHKNLMVAITQPRRVAAITVAQRVAQERGSEPGHVVGHCVRFDDMTSEKTRIKYMTDGMLLREAILDPLLKRYSFVILDEAHERTIHTDVLFGVVKQAQKRRKLRNLLPLKIIIMSATMDVDHFSQFFNKAPVLYLEGRQFPVQVYYSREPQSDYVFAAVVALFQIHREEPADQHVLIFLTGQEEIDSVVRSIKEIAKGMVGDAPPLVVWPLYAALPSHLQLRAFNPAPKGTRKVIVATNIAETSITIHGINFVIDTGVVKAKIFTPRSGLDLLKVVKLSKAQALQRSGRAGREAAGTCYRLYTEEEFHHFPDNTVPEIQRCNLSSVALQLLAMGITDIVNFDFMDKPSTESLIGAVHHLHTLGAVIKENTIKLTAVGKKMAAFPLDPKLSKTLLIALELQCLEEILTIVSMLSVDSVLFTPQNKREEALAVRQKFVSSDGDHITLLNIYKAYKGVKGNKEWCHENFINGRNMSKAMDIRKQLRQICDSQTMAVKSCGQDTSIIRRCLAAGLFMNAAELQKEGDVYISLTTREPVHIHPSSALFRCKPACVVYNELVKTTKCYMRDLSVVDPDWLYEAAPAYFKRKKPSK